A section of the Pseudomonas prosekii genome encodes:
- a CDS encoding protein-export chaperone SecB: MDRHAIQLSNITVDELYIKTLDRESFVDKDFPRDFSLTVSRSEYDPEEKIISVRLEMNIEPESGAVDRPYEMRIKIAGHFEVDEEKFPIEHINNFAENNAPVILIPYIREQAYSLSIRAGVDPVIFPLVQVPVFRIVKQEQA, encoded by the coding sequence ATGGATCGGCACGCCATACAGCTTTCCAACATTACTGTAGATGAACTATACATTAAGACGTTGGATCGAGAGTCTTTCGTAGATAAAGACTTTCCAAGAGATTTCTCTCTTACAGTTTCACGTTCAGAATATGACCCTGAAGAAAAAATAATTTCCGTCAGGTTAGAAATGAACATAGAGCCAGAGTCGGGTGCAGTTGACCGACCTTATGAAATGCGCATCAAGATTGCGGGCCATTTCGAAGTCGATGAAGAAAAGTTCCCGATCGAGCACATAAACAATTTTGCCGAGAACAATGCTCCAGTAATTCTCATTCCTTACATCCGAGAACAGGCATACTCTCTCAGCATTCGTGCTGGGGTCGACCCAGTCATTTTTCCGCTCGTACAAGTTCCCGTTTTCCGAATCGTTAAGCAGGAACAAGCTTAA
- a CDS encoding SDH family Clp fold serine proteinase codes for MPSLDNHILLALSHYRGLIAEHFGCSLLAYSGPIHPAVQSAYVNAIEELVRHRDNTANPNRICIVIATPGGVVEAVEKMVEVTRHYFNEVFFVVPTAAMSAGTIFCMSGDKIFMDYTSSLGPIDPQVPLADGQLVPALGYIDKVNQLIEKSAAGCLTDAEFMMLQRQDLATLRRYEQARDLSVSLLKLWLVKYKFKDWTVHGCTNPGTAVSEAQKEARAEQIAKDLSDNNRWHSHGRMIGINTLTGGLKLKIEDYTDDQELRQNLRVYSELITEHAERQRSAFMLHYT; via the coding sequence ATGCCAAGTCTTGATAATCACATTCTCTTAGCCTTAAGCCATTATAGAGGTTTGATTGCGGAGCATTTTGGCTGCTCCTTGCTAGCATATTCCGGCCCAATTCACCCCGCGGTTCAAAGTGCATATGTAAATGCGATTGAAGAGCTCGTACGGCATCGTGACAATACGGCAAACCCAAATCGAATATGCATTGTCATAGCGACCCCAGGTGGGGTGGTAGAAGCTGTTGAGAAAATGGTTGAGGTGACCCGTCATTACTTCAATGAAGTCTTTTTCGTGGTACCTACCGCCGCAATGTCTGCCGGGACAATTTTTTGCATGTCGGGCGACAAAATTTTCATGGACTACACCTCGTCCCTTGGTCCCATTGACCCACAAGTTCCCTTAGCAGATGGGCAACTTGTCCCGGCTCTTGGTTACATCGACAAAGTTAACCAACTTATCGAAAAGTCCGCCGCAGGCTGCCTCACAGATGCAGAATTTATGATGCTACAGCGTCAAGACCTCGCGACCCTTCGTCGCTATGAACAAGCTAGAGACCTCTCTGTCAGCCTGCTCAAACTTTGGCTTGTAAAGTATAAATTCAAAGACTGGACCGTCCACGGTTGTACCAATCCGGGAACGGCCGTTTCCGAAGCACAAAAAGAAGCCCGCGCCGAGCAGATTGCAAAAGATCTCAGCGATAACAATCGTTGGCATTCGCACGGCAGAATGATCGGAATCAATACGTTAACCGGTGGTCTGAAGCTGAAGATCGAAGACTATACTGACGATCAGGAACTGAGGCAGAATCTGCGCGTTTATTCAGAACTGATCACAGAGCATGCAGAACGCCAACGATCTGCTTTTATGCTTCACTACACATAA
- a CDS encoding PDDEXK nuclease domain-containing protein, with product MSVPNPDNTQDPQIAALLGHLGELTRQARQKILSAVDSTQVQTCWQIGRHIVEFEQQPAPRAVYGKHLLMTLAKALTSHFGKGFDATNLRYMRLFFEAFPNWEAWRHELSWAHYRRLLRIDNINARHWYMNESAIQNWSSRALDRQINTLYYERLLASRDRTAVKQEAATNIQLMEATPLDLARNSVVLEFLGLPHADVIRETELEQAMLDQLQAFLLQPGKGFAFISSHQPINSLSKDFYIDLVFYHYRLKCFVICDLRRGELTQQAIGQMDRLVRIYDDLKRDADDSPTVGVILCAQKDESVVRYSVQEGSEEVLAGKYRAVLPSVEELRGELDRVWMNLDAHR from the coding sequence ATGAGCGTCCCCAACCCCGACAACACGCAAGATCCACAAATCGCGGCATTGCTCGGTCATCTGGGCGAACTGACCCGCCAGGCACGCCAGAAAATCCTCAGCGCGGTCGATAGCACTCAAGTGCAAACCTGTTGGCAGATCGGTCGGCATATCGTCGAGTTCGAGCAGCAGCCAGCACCGCGAGCGGTGTATGGAAAACATTTGCTGATGACACTGGCGAAGGCGCTGACGAGCCATTTCGGCAAAGGCTTTGATGCGACCAACTTGCGCTACATGCGCCTGTTCTTTGAAGCATTCCCGAACTGGGAGGCCTGGCGCCACGAACTCAGCTGGGCGCACTATCGGCGCTTGCTGCGCATCGACAACATCAACGCGCGCCACTGGTACATGAACGAATCCGCCATCCAGAACTGGTCGAGCCGCGCCCTCGACCGCCAGATCAACACCCTCTACTACGAACGCCTGCTCGCCAGCCGCGACCGCACCGCTGTCAAACAGGAAGCCGCCACCAACATTCAACTGATGGAGGCGACGCCTCTGGACCTTGCCCGTAACTCGGTCGTGCTGGAATTCCTAGGCCTGCCCCATGCTGACGTCATCAGGGAAACCGAGCTCGAACAAGCCATGCTCGACCAACTCCAGGCTTTCCTGCTTCAGCCGGGCAAAGGCTTCGCGTTCATTTCCAGCCACCAACCCATCAATTCCCTGAGCAAAGACTTCTACATCGACCTGGTTTTTTACCACTACCGACTCAAATGCTTCGTCATCTGCGATCTGCGACGCGGCGAACTGACCCAGCAAGCCATCGGCCAAATGGACAGGCTTGTGCGCATCTACGACGACCTCAAACGCGATGCGGACGACAGCCCGACCGTCGGCGTCATTCTCTGCGCGCAGAAGGATGAGTCGGTGGTGCGTTACTCGGTGCAAGAGGGCAGTGAAGAGGTGTTGGCCGGGAAGTACAGAGCGGTGTTGCCGAGTGTGGAGGAGTTGCGGGGGGAGTTGGATCGGGTATGGATGAATCTTGATGCGCATCGGTGA
- a CDS encoding alpha/beta hydrolase family protein, with amino-acid sequence MNLQDTPSLSDATFETRPSTAGAPFNEPAPDGYILGGFTWRHTRHDPARPVVIINAATSVRCRHYSRFADYLFANGFDVITFDYRGIGESRPASLKTLNATWSDWGALDFEAVLRRAHREFPGQPIDVVGHSFGGCAAGLADSGRLIRRLLTVGAQFAYWRDYAPAQRWRMFGKWHVVMPLVTKLCGYFPGKRLGWLEDTPAGVVRDWSTPTARYEKRPSGRQMFAKNGRLPFANVTANILAISISDDPYGTVAAIERLLGYFSGSTTTHLRIEPKDIGEAEVGHFAFFRSRYQATLWPIALSWLQTGELAPDTPGRRVPRS; translated from the coding sequence ATGAATTTGCAGGACACGCCTTCGCTGTCAGACGCCACATTTGAAACGAGGCCGAGCACCGCCGGAGCTCCCTTCAACGAACCCGCCCCCGACGGCTACATCCTCGGTGGTTTCACTTGGCGCCACACCCGCCATGACCCCGCCCGCCCGGTGGTGATTATCAACGCCGCGACGTCTGTTCGCTGCCGACACTACTCACGCTTCGCCGATTACCTGTTTGCCAATGGCTTCGACGTCATCACTTTCGACTACCGGGGCATCGGTGAGTCTCGGCCTGCGTCATTGAAAACCCTCAACGCGACTTGGTCGGATTGGGGCGCGCTGGATTTCGAAGCGGTGCTGCGGCGGGCGCATCGCGAATTCCCCGGCCAGCCCATCGATGTGGTGGGGCATAGCTTCGGCGGCTGTGCGGCGGGCTTGGCCGATTCGGGGCGGCTGATCCGGCGTCTGCTGACAGTCGGCGCGCAGTTCGCCTATTGGCGCGACTATGCACCGGCCCAGCGCTGGCGAATGTTCGGCAAATGGCACGTGGTCATGCCACTGGTGACGAAGCTGTGCGGTTATTTCCCCGGCAAGCGTCTTGGCTGGCTGGAGGACACACCGGCGGGCGTCGTCCGCGATTGGAGCACGCCGACCGCACGCTACGAGAAGCGCCCCAGCGGTCGCCAGATGTTCGCTAAAAACGGCCGACTGCCGTTCGCCAACGTCACCGCGAACATCCTGGCGATCAGTATCAGCGACGATCCATACGGCACCGTTGCAGCCATCGAACGCTTGCTCGGCTACTTCTCGGGCAGCACGACCACCCATCTGCGAATCGAGCCAAAAGACATCGGCGAAGCAGAAGTCGGACATTTCGCCTTTTTTCGCAGCCGATACCAAGCCACACTATGGCCCATTGCACTGTCCTGGCTGCAGACCGGCGAACTGGCCCCCGATACTCCCGGGCGGCGAGTGCCACGCAGTTGA
- the gabP gene encoding GABA permease: MSSTQSSNGLEQGLKPRHVTMLSIAGVIGAGLFVGSGHAIAAAGPAVLLAYAAAGALVVLVMRMLGEMAVASPDTGSFSTYADRAIGHWAGFTIGWLYWWFWVLVIPLEANAAATILHAWFPDVAIWAFTLVITLLLTVTNLFSVKNYGEFEFWFALIKVIAIIGFIGLGLAAIFGFLPNSQVSGVSHLFDTQGFLPNGMGAVLGAILTTMFSFMGTEIVTIAAAESKNPGKQISKATNSVIWRIGLFYLVSIFIVVALVPWNDPVLAAVGSYQTVLERMGIPNAKLIVDIVVLVAVTSCLNSALYTASRMMFSLGKRGDAPAVSQRTNKSGTPYWAVILSTGAAFVAVFANYVAPAAVFEFLLASSGAIALLVYLVIAFSQLRMRKKRMENGEKIEFRMWLFPGLTYAVIFFIIAALTIMLFQEAHRVEILATGFLSLMVVAAGLFVARRRKQQKIGAPVLG; encoded by the coding sequence ATGAGCAGTACCCAAAGCTCCAATGGCCTCGAACAGGGGCTCAAACCGCGTCATGTGACCATGTTGTCGATCGCCGGGGTTATCGGCGCCGGGCTGTTTGTCGGCTCGGGTCATGCCATTGCCGCTGCCGGCCCAGCCGTGCTGCTGGCTTATGCCGCTGCCGGCGCTCTGGTGGTTCTGGTGATGCGCATGCTCGGCGAAATGGCCGTGGCGTCGCCGGATACTGGTTCCTTCTCGACGTATGCCGATCGCGCGATCGGGCACTGGGCCGGTTTCACTATCGGCTGGTTGTACTGGTGGTTCTGGGTGTTGGTGATTCCGCTGGAAGCCAACGCCGCCGCGACCATCCTGCATGCCTGGTTCCCCGACGTCGCAATCTGGGCCTTCACGCTGGTTATCACGTTGCTGCTGACCGTGACCAACCTGTTCAGCGTGAAGAACTACGGTGAGTTCGAATTCTGGTTCGCCCTGATCAAAGTCATCGCGATCATCGGTTTCATCGGCCTCGGCCTCGCAGCGATTTTCGGCTTCTTGCCGAACAGCCAGGTCAGCGGTGTTTCGCACTTGTTCGACACTCAAGGCTTCCTGCCAAACGGTATGGGCGCAGTGCTCGGCGCGATCCTGACCACCATGTTCTCGTTCATGGGCACCGAGATCGTGACCATCGCCGCCGCCGAATCGAAGAACCCTGGCAAGCAAATCTCCAAGGCCACCAACTCGGTGATCTGGCGGATCGGCTTGTTCTACCTCGTCTCGATCTTCATCGTGGTGGCGCTGGTGCCGTGGAATGATCCGGTATTGGCCGCGGTCGGTTCCTATCAGACCGTACTTGAGCGCATGGGCATCCCGAACGCCAAGTTGATCGTCGACATCGTCGTGTTGGTTGCCGTGACCAGCTGCCTGAACTCGGCGCTGTACACCGCTTCGCGCATGATGTTCTCCCTGGGCAAACGCGGTGACGCGCCGGCCGTTTCCCAGCGCACCAACAAAAGCGGCACGCCTTACTGGGCTGTCATTCTGTCCACCGGCGCGGCGTTCGTCGCGGTATTCGCCAACTACGTGGCCCCGGCCGCCGTGTTCGAATTCCTGCTGGCCAGCTCCGGCGCGATCGCGCTGCTGGTGTACCTGGTGATCGCTTTCTCGCAACTGCGTATGCGCAAAAAGCGCATGGAAAACGGCGAGAAAATCGAATTCCGCATGTGGCTGTTCCCGGGCCTGACCTACGCAGTGATCTTCTTCATCATCGCGGCCCTGACCATCATGCTGTTCCAGGAAGCCCACCGCGTGGAAATCCTCGCCACCGGTTTCCTCAGTTTGATGGTGGTTGCAGCCGGGTTGTTTGTGGCGCGTCGTCGCAAGCAGCAGAAGATTGGAGCGCCAGTGTTGGGGTGA
- a CDS encoding ABC transporter ATP-binding protein has product MAEATPALEIRNLHKRYGQLEVLKGISLTARDGDVISILGSSGSGKSTFLRCINLLENPHQGQILVAGEELKLKAAKNGELVAADGKQINRLRSEIGFVFQNFNLWPHMSVLDNIIEAPRRVLGMSKAEATEVAEALLAKVGIADKRHAYPAQLSGGQQQRAAIARTLAMQPKVILFDEPTSALDPEMVQEVLNVIRALAEEGRTMLLVTHEMGFARQVSSEVVFLHQGLIEEQGSPQQVFDNPLSARCKQFMSSNR; this is encoded by the coding sequence ATGGCTGAGGCCACGCCCGCGCTTGAAATCCGCAACTTGCACAAACGCTACGGACAGCTTGAGGTGCTCAAAGGCATCTCGCTGACCGCCCGCGACGGCGACGTGATCTCGATCCTGGGTTCCTCCGGTTCCGGCAAGTCCACGTTCCTGCGTTGCATCAACCTGCTGGAAAACCCGCATCAGGGGCAGATCCTGGTTGCTGGCGAAGAACTCAAGCTCAAGGCCGCGAAGAACGGCGAACTGGTTGCCGCCGACGGCAAACAGATCAATCGCCTGCGCAGCGAGATTGGTTTTGTGTTTCAAAACTTTAATCTGTGGCCGCACATGAGCGTGCTCGACAACATCATCGAAGCCCCGCGCCGCGTGCTCGGCATGAGCAAAGCCGAGGCCACCGAAGTCGCTGAAGCCTTGCTGGCGAAGGTGGGCATTGCCGACAAGCGCCACGCTTACCCGGCGCAATTGTCCGGCGGCCAGCAACAACGTGCCGCGATCGCGCGCACCTTGGCGATGCAGCCAAAGGTTATCCTGTTCGACGAGCCCACCTCCGCGCTTGACCCGGAAATGGTCCAGGAAGTACTTAATGTCATCCGCGCGCTCGCCGAAGAAGGCCGCACCATGTTGCTCGTCACCCACGAAATGGGCTTTGCCCGTCAGGTGTCCAGCGAAGTGGTGTTCCTTCACCAAGGCCTTATAGAAGAGCAAGGATCGCCACAGCAGGTGTTCGACAACCCGCTTTCGGCGCGCTGCAAACAATTCATGTCCAGCAACCGCTAA
- a CDS encoding ABC transporter substrate-binding protein, with product MQNYKRIFLAAAVTLAFSAGAAAETLKMGIEAAYPPFNNKDASGNVVGFDKEIGDALCAKMKVECTVVTSDWDGIIPALNAKKFDFLISSMSITDERKQAVDFTDPYYSNKLQFIAKKDVDFKTDKEYLKGKVIGTQRATLSGTWLEDNMPDVEVKLYDNQENAYLDLTSGRLDGILADKYANYEWLKTEAGRAYEFKGDPVEESDKIGIAVRKGDTIRARLNLALKEIVEDGTYKKINDKYFPFSIY from the coding sequence ATGCAGAACTACAAAAGAATCTTCCTGGCGGCTGCCGTCACCCTGGCATTCAGCGCCGGTGCCGCCGCCGAAACCCTGAAGATGGGCATCGAAGCGGCCTACCCGCCGTTCAACAACAAAGATGCCAGTGGCAATGTCGTCGGCTTCGACAAAGAAATCGGCGACGCCCTGTGCGCCAAGATGAAAGTCGAATGCACCGTGGTCACCTCCGACTGGGACGGCATCATCCCGGCCCTGAACGCCAAGAAGTTCGACTTCCTGATCTCCTCGATGTCGATCACCGACGAGCGCAAGCAAGCGGTCGATTTCACCGACCCGTACTACTCGAACAAGCTGCAATTCATCGCCAAGAAAGACGTCGACTTCAAAACCGACAAGGAATACCTGAAAGGCAAAGTGATCGGCACCCAACGGGCGACTCTCTCCGGCACCTGGCTGGAAGACAACATGCCGGACGTCGAAGTCAAACTCTACGACAACCAGGAAAACGCTTACCTGGACCTGACTTCCGGTCGTCTGGACGGCATCTTGGCTGACAAATACGCCAACTATGAGTGGCTGAAAACCGAAGCCGGCCGCGCTTATGAATTCAAAGGCGACCCGGTGGAAGAAAGCGACAAGATCGGGATCGCTGTACGAAAAGGCGACACGATTCGCGCGAGGCTTAACCTTGCTCTGAAAGAAATCGTCGAAGACGGCACCTACAAAAAAATCAACGACAAGTACTTCCCGTTCAGCATCTATTGA
- a CDS encoding ABC transporter permease, which yields MIIDLYGFGPALAAGALMTVKLALSALCLGLVLGLLGALAKTSPLKPLQWLGGTYSTLVRGIPELLWVLLIYFGTVNLMRALGEFFGTPDLALNAFAAGVIALGLCFGAYATEVFRGAILAIPKGHREAGMALGLSKFRIFTKLIMPQMWRIALPGLGNLFMILMKDTALVSVIGLEEIMRHAQIGVTVSKQPFTFFMVAALMYLGLTIVAMTAMYFLERRAARGFARSDS from the coding sequence ATGATTATCGACCTCTACGGATTCGGCCCGGCGCTCGCCGCTGGCGCGCTGATGACTGTAAAACTGGCCCTCTCGGCCCTGTGCCTGGGGCTGGTGCTCGGTTTGCTCGGCGCCTTGGCCAAGACCTCTCCGCTCAAGCCGTTGCAATGGCTGGGCGGCACGTATTCGACATTGGTTCGCGGGATTCCGGAATTGCTCTGGGTGCTGCTGATCTACTTCGGCACGGTCAATTTGATGCGTGCCCTGGGCGAGTTTTTCGGCACGCCCGACCTCGCCCTCAACGCCTTCGCCGCCGGCGTGATCGCGCTGGGCCTGTGCTTCGGCGCCTACGCCACGGAAGTGTTTCGCGGCGCGATTCTGGCGATCCCCAAAGGCCATCGTGAAGCCGGCATGGCCCTTGGCCTGTCGAAATTTCGCATCTTCACCAAGCTGATCATGCCGCAGATGTGGCGCATCGCCCTGCCCGGCCTGGGCAACCTGTTCATGATCCTGATGAAAGACACCGCGCTGGTGTCCGTCATCGGCCTGGAAGAAATCATGCGTCACGCGCAAATCGGCGTGACGGTTTCCAAGCAGCCGTTCACCTTCTTTATGGTCGCCGCGCTGATGTACCTGGGCCTGACCATTGTGGCCATGACCGCCATGTACTTTCTGGAACGACGCGCCGCGCGCGGCTTCGCGAGGAGCGACTCATGA
- a CDS encoding ABC transporter permease produces MNWEVIIKWLPKLAQGATLTLELVAIAVIAGLLLAIPLGIARSSRRWYVRSLPYAYIFFFRGTPLLVQLFLVYYGLAQFDAVRNSPLWPYLRDPFWCATATMTLHTAAYIAEILRGAIQAIPPGEIEAARALGMSRPKALFYIILPRAARIGLPAYSNEVILMLKASALASTVTLLELTGMARTIIARTYLPVEIFFAAGMFYLVMAYVLVRGFKLLERWLRVDACQGR; encoded by the coding sequence ATGAACTGGGAAGTCATCATCAAATGGCTGCCGAAACTGGCCCAGGGCGCGACGCTGACGCTGGAGCTGGTGGCCATCGCCGTGATTGCCGGGTTGTTGCTGGCAATTCCGCTGGGCATCGCGCGCTCATCGCGGCGCTGGTACGTGCGGTCATTGCCCTACGCGTACATCTTCTTTTTCCGTGGCACGCCGTTGCTTGTTCAGCTGTTTCTCGTCTACTACGGCCTGGCGCAGTTCGACGCCGTACGTAACAGCCCGCTGTGGCCGTACCTGCGCGATCCGTTCTGGTGCGCCACCGCGACCATGACCTTGCACACCGCCGCCTACATCGCCGAGATTCTGCGCGGCGCGATCCAGGCAATTCCGCCGGGCGAAATCGAAGCCGCGCGGGCGCTGGGCATGTCCAGACCTAAAGCGCTGTTCTACATCATCCTGCCGCGCGCCGCGCGCATCGGCCTGCCGGCCTACAGCAACGAAGTGATTCTGATGCTCAAGGCCAGCGCCTTGGCCAGCACCGTGACCTTGCTGGAACTGACCGGCATGGCTCGCACGATCATTGCCCGGACCTACCTGCCGGTAGAGATCTTCTTCGCCGCCGGCATGTTCTACCTGGTGATGGCTTACGTGCTAGTGCGCGGCTTCAAGCTGCTGGAGCGCTGGCTGCGCGTCGATGCCTGCCAAGGACGCTGA
- a CDS encoding methyltransferase, whose product MPAKDADCSYVLTGEALLARFTALDAFLIEHQALWKPRPFNHLQLPWETSYPSLSSWLRSRSLEDAETSHNQPCLLDAPEPFASLAALSRELSSVGVFPTHALEAAGHRLNVDVPGRKWQQIEAFSSCLSFAASPTHWLDWCSGKGHLGRRLLQSGQQLTCLEYDAALVASGQALSQRHQLRALHVEQDVLAAETASLLTAEHTPVALHACGDLHVRLMQLASAAGCKQLAIAPCCYNRISLTAYGALSSAGSRSGLQLSLEDLALPMSETVTAGARVRRQRDTSMARRLGFDLLQRQLRGIDEYLPTPSLPSAWLDKSFADYCHHLAALKQLSTIGPQDWPALEAAGWQRLAEVRNLELLRGLFRRPLELWLVLDRALFLAEQGYRIRLGTFCETPLTPRNFLLLAERP is encoded by the coding sequence ATGCCTGCCAAGGACGCTGATTGTTCCTACGTGCTGACGGGCGAGGCCCTACTCGCCCGCTTCACCGCGCTGGATGCTTTCCTGATCGAGCATCAAGCGCTGTGGAAACCACGACCGTTCAACCATCTGCAGCTCCCTTGGGAAACATCCTACCCTTCGTTGTCTTCCTGGCTACGCAGTCGGTCGCTGGAAGACGCGGAAACCAGTCATAACCAACCTTGTCTGCTGGATGCGCCGGAGCCGTTTGCTTCATTGGCGGCGCTGTCGCGTGAGTTGAGTTCAGTCGGCGTATTCCCGACTCATGCGTTGGAAGCGGCTGGCCATCGATTGAACGTCGATGTGCCGGGGCGCAAATGGCAGCAGATTGAGGCGTTTTCCAGTTGCCTGTCGTTCGCTGCATCGCCGACCCATTGGCTGGATTGGTGTTCGGGCAAGGGACATCTGGGGCGGCGCCTGCTGCAATCCGGTCAGCAACTGACGTGCCTGGAATACGACGCCGCGCTGGTGGCGAGCGGTCAGGCACTCAGCCAGCGCCATCAATTGCGCGCGCTGCACGTCGAGCAAGATGTGCTCGCGGCGGAAACGGCTTCCCTATTGACCGCCGAGCACACGCCGGTGGCGCTGCACGCGTGTGGCGATCTGCATGTGCGGCTGATGCAGCTCGCCAGCGCCGCTGGCTGCAAGCAACTGGCCATCGCGCCCTGCTGTTACAACCGGATCAGTCTGACGGCGTATGGGGCGCTTTCCTCGGCAGGCTCGCGCTCTGGCCTACAGCTGTCGCTCGAAGATCTCGCATTACCGATGAGCGAAACCGTCACCGCCGGGGCACGCGTCCGACGTCAACGCGATACCTCCATGGCCCGACGCCTGGGTTTCGACCTGCTGCAACGTCAACTGCGCGGCATTGACGAATACCTGCCAACGCCGTCGTTACCCAGCGCCTGGCTGGATAAATCCTTCGCCGACTACTGCCATCATTTGGCCGCGTTGAAGCAGTTATCCACAATCGGCCCGCAAGATTGGCCCGCGCTCGAAGCCGCTGGTTGGCAACGACTGGCCGAAGTGCGCAATCTTGAGCTGCTGCGAGGCCTTTTCCGGCGCCCGCTGGAGCTATGGCTGGTACTGGATCGAGCACTTTTTCTCGCCGAGCAGGGTTACCGCATTCGGCTTGGCACCTTCTGCGAAACCCCGCTCACACCGCGAAATTTCCTGTTGCTAGCCGAACGTCCTTAA
- a CDS encoding FkbM family methyltransferase, whose translation MTFISYAQNFEDIRLWRALKQFENGFYIDIGANDPSHDSVTKAFYDRGWTGINVEPMQTYYDALRQQRPNDTNLQCVASDSADDLTLFGIPGTGLSTVDPATAEERTALGMDVHRQTVKARTLSSICEQYAQNPAIHFLKIDVEGHEETVLRGMDFATWRPWIILIETPWARDHTWEHLVTDAGYQAILFDGINTWFLADEHLDLKPAFDIPPCNLDNFQLCRGHAFSHPLSDADQQLATALQRAEHAEAQLRAMQNSRTWQALHKLKKTLLRT comes from the coding sequence GTGACCTTCATTTCCTACGCACAGAATTTCGAAGACATTCGCCTGTGGCGCGCCCTCAAACAGTTCGAAAATGGCTTCTACATCGACATCGGCGCCAACGACCCCAGCCACGACTCGGTCACCAAAGCCTTCTACGATCGCGGCTGGACCGGCATCAACGTCGAACCGATGCAAACCTATTACGACGCCCTGCGCCAACAACGCCCCAACGACACCAACCTGCAATGCGTGGCCAGCGACAGCGCCGACGACCTCACCCTCTTCGGCATACCCGGCACCGGCCTCTCCACCGTCGACCCGGCCACCGCCGAGGAACGCACCGCGCTGGGCATGGACGTGCACCGCCAAACGGTCAAGGCCCGCACGCTCAGCTCGATCTGCGAGCAATACGCGCAAAACCCCGCCATCCACTTCCTCAAAATCGACGTCGAGGGCCACGAAGAAACCGTCCTGCGCGGCATGGACTTCGCCACTTGGCGCCCGTGGATCATCCTCATCGAAACCCCATGGGCGCGCGACCACACCTGGGAACACCTCGTCACCGACGCCGGCTACCAAGCGATCCTGTTCGACGGCATCAACACCTGGTTTCTGGCCGACGAACACCTCGACCTCAAACCCGCCTTCGACATCCCACCGTGCAACCTCGACAACTTTCAACTGTGCCGCGGCCACGCTTTCAGCCACCCGTTGAGCGACGCCGACCAGCAACTCGCCACCGCGCTGCAACGCGCCGAACACGCCGAAGCGCAGCTGCGCGCCATGCAAAATAGCCGCACCTGGCAGGCCCTGCACAAACTCAAGAAAACCCTCCTGCGCACCTGA
- a CDS encoding SDR family NAD(P)-dependent oxidoreductase yields MSNSRKVIVITGASQGLGAGMVKAFRELDYQVVATSRSIKPSTDPDIHTVAGDIGDPAVAQRVIREAIERFGRVDTLVNNAGIFVAKPFTAYTQEDYAAVLSVNLNGFFYITQLAIAEMEKQASGHVVNITTSLVDHAIDGVPSVLASLTKGGLNAATKSLAIEYAKRGIRVNAVSPGIIKTPMHGEETHAALGALHPVGHMGEVHDITQAIVYLDSAKFVTGEILHVDGGQSAGH; encoded by the coding sequence ATGAGCAATTCGAGAAAAGTCATCGTTATCACTGGCGCGTCGCAAGGTCTGGGCGCAGGAATGGTCAAGGCATTCCGTGAACTGGATTACCAGGTGGTCGCCACCTCGCGTTCAATCAAACCGTCTACCGACCCGGACATTCACACCGTAGCCGGCGACATCGGCGACCCGGCCGTCGCCCAGCGCGTAATCCGCGAAGCCATCGAGCGCTTCGGCCGCGTCGACACACTCGTCAACAACGCCGGAATCTTCGTCGCCAAACCGTTCACTGCATACACCCAGGAAGACTACGCCGCCGTGCTGTCGGTGAACTTGAATGGCTTCTTCTACATCACCCAACTTGCAATTGCCGAGATGGAAAAACAGGCCAGCGGGCATGTCGTCAACATCACCACTAGTCTGGTGGACCACGCGATTGATGGCGTGCCGTCGGTGTTGGCTTCGTTGACCAAGGGTGGACTTAATGCGGCGACCAAGTCCCTTGCGATTGAATACGCCAAGCGTGGGATTCGGGTGAATGCGGTTTCCCCAGGCATCATCAAAACACCGATGCATGGTGAAGAAACACACGCCGCGTTGGGCGCACTGCACCCGGTTGGGCATATGGGGGAAGTGCACGATATTACCCAGGCGATTGTGTATCTCGACAGCGCAAAATTTGTCACCGGGGAGATTTTGCATGTTGATGGCGGGCAGAGTGCGGGGCACTGA